From Bradyrhizobium symbiodeficiens, the proteins below share one genomic window:
- the fliP gene encoding flagellar type III secretion system pore protein FliP (The bacterial flagellar biogenesis protein FliP forms a type III secretion system (T3SS)-type pore required for flagellar assembly.), with protein sequence MRLPSLPRRVVFLSVLIGAASAAMPAHAQDISINLGGGAGGGGVTERAIQLIALLTVLSIAPSILIMMTSFTRIVVVLSLLRTAMGTATAPPNSVIIALAMFLTFFVMGPVLQKSYDDGIRPLVANQIGVEDALQRASVPLRGFMQKNVREKDLKLFLDLSGEPPPATPDELALRILVPAFMISELKRAFEIGFLLFLPFLIIDLVVASVLMSMGMMMLPPATISLPFKLIFFVLVDGWSLVAGSLVQSYGGG encoded by the coding sequence GTGAGGCTGCCGTCCCTCCCGCGTAGAGTTGTTTTCCTTTCTGTTCTGATCGGCGCGGCATCGGCAGCGATGCCGGCGCATGCGCAGGACATCAGCATCAATCTCGGCGGCGGCGCTGGCGGCGGCGGCGTCACCGAGCGCGCGATCCAGCTGATCGCGCTGCTCACCGTGCTGTCGATCGCGCCGTCGATCCTGATCATGATGACGTCGTTCACGCGCATCGTGGTCGTGCTGTCGCTGCTGCGCACCGCGATGGGTACGGCGACCGCACCGCCGAACTCGGTGATCATCGCGCTGGCGATGTTCCTCACCTTCTTCGTGATGGGGCCGGTGCTGCAAAAATCCTACGACGACGGCATCCGCCCGCTCGTCGCCAACCAGATCGGCGTCGAGGACGCGCTGCAGCGCGCCTCCGTTCCGTTGCGCGGATTCATGCAGAAGAACGTGCGCGAGAAGGACCTCAAGCTGTTCCTGGACCTCTCGGGCGAGCCGCCGCCGGCCACTCCCGACGAGCTGGCACTGCGCATCCTGGTCCCCGCCTTCATGATCTCCGAGCTGAAGCGCGCCTTCGAGATCGGCTTCCTGCTGTTCCTGCCCTTCCTCATCATCGACCTCGTCGTCGCCTCGGTGCTGATGTCGATGGGCATGATGATGCTGCCGCCGGCCACGATCTCGCTGCCGTTCAAGCTGATCTTCTTCGTGCTGGTCGACGGCTGGTCGCTGGTGGCGGGGAGCCTTGTGCAGAGTTACGGGGGCGGGTGA
- the fliQ gene encoding flagellar biosynthesis protein FliQ: MTGPETLDVARDAIWTIVIVSSPLMVVGLVVGVVVSLFQALTQIQEQTLIYVPKILAIFATMLLTLPFMADALHAYMLRISSRIIGG; the protein is encoded by the coding sequence ATGACCGGACCTGAGACCCTCGACGTCGCGCGCGATGCGATCTGGACGATCGTGATCGTGTCCTCCCCCCTGATGGTGGTCGGTCTGGTGGTCGGCGTCGTCGTGTCGCTGTTCCAGGCGCTGACGCAGATCCAGGAACAGACGCTGATCTACGTGCCGAAGATCCTCGCGATCTTTGCCACGATGCTGCTGACGCTGCCGTTCATGGCCGACGCGCTCCACGCCTATATGCTGCGGATATCGTCGCGAATCATCGGCGGCTGA
- the flgF gene encoding flagellar basal-body rod protein FlgF, which produces MQNALLIGLSRQMTLERQMDVIANNVANANTNGFKADHSLFEEFLNSNAREDNFVGADRRVSYVQDRGTYRDIGQGPMEATSNPLDMAIDGNAYFAVQANGGEMFTRDGKFSLNSTGQLVTPSGNLVLGTGGPITFQPTDHDINVAPDGTITVLEGTAKTDSIRGKIRMASFDDPTKLTKLGANLYSAGSATQQPDAKSTVRQGYLEKSNVNSVGEMTRMVEVMRSYTAIANLLQQQSDLHKSAIEKLADVPA; this is translated from the coding sequence ATGCAGAACGCGCTTCTGATCGGCTTGTCACGGCAGATGACGTTGGAACGGCAGATGGATGTCATCGCCAACAACGTCGCCAATGCCAACACCAACGGCTTCAAGGCCGACCATTCGCTGTTCGAGGAATTCCTCAACTCGAACGCGCGCGAGGACAATTTCGTCGGCGCGGACCGTCGTGTCTCCTACGTGCAGGACCGCGGCACCTACCGCGACATCGGCCAGGGGCCGATGGAGGCGACCAGCAACCCGCTCGACATGGCGATCGACGGCAACGCCTATTTCGCCGTGCAGGCCAATGGCGGCGAGATGTTCACGCGCGACGGCAAGTTCTCGCTCAACAGCACCGGTCAGCTCGTCACCCCGAGCGGCAATCTGGTGCTCGGCACCGGCGGCCCGATCACCTTCCAGCCGACCGATCACGACATCAACGTCGCGCCGGACGGCACCATCACGGTGCTCGAAGGCACCGCCAAGACCGACTCGATCCGCGGCAAGATCCGCATGGCCTCGTTCGACGATCCGACCAAGCTGACCAAGCTCGGCGCCAATCTCTATTCCGCCGGCTCCGCCACCCAGCAGCCCGATGCCAAATCCACCGTGCGCCAGGGCTATCTCGAGAAGTCGAACGTGAATTCGGTCGGCGAGATGACCCGCATGGTCGAAGTCATGCGCAGCTACACCGCCATCGCCAACCTGCTCCAGCAGCAGAGCGACCTCCACAAATCGGCGATCGAGAAGCTCGCCGACGTTCCGGCCTGA
- the flgB gene encoding flagellar basal body rod protein FlgB has protein sequence MSINDLPVLSALRTKMQWHQERQRVLSENVSNSDTPKFRPRDLVEPKFDKAGAVTGSMGPLAMTRTSGSHMTPSGAASGFDQNRNAGFETRPAGNAVNLEEEMMKAASNQMDYAAATSLYSKSLHLLKTAIGKG, from the coding sequence ATGTCCATCAACGACCTCCCGGTGCTGTCGGCGCTTCGCACCAAGATGCAGTGGCACCAGGAGCGCCAGCGCGTCCTGTCCGAGAACGTCTCCAATTCCGACACGCCCAAATTCCGGCCGCGCGACCTTGTCGAGCCCAAGTTCGACAAGGCCGGAGCCGTCACCGGCTCGATGGGTCCCCTGGCAATGACCCGCACCAGCGGCTCTCACATGACGCCGTCGGGGGCTGCTTCCGGGTTCGACCAGAACAGGAACGCGGGCTTCGAGACACGCCCCGCGGGCAACGCCGTCAATCTCGAAGAGGAGATGATGAAGGCGGCGAGCAACCAGATGGACTACGCGGCGGCGACCTCGCTCTATTCGAAGAGCCTGCATCTGCTCAAGACCGCGATCGGCAAGGGCTAG
- a CDS encoding MotE family protein produces MKSFRNIRVIPVVLVAIAGLATLKVAGLVINGGYVFDYKPNQTKKSWAEENLNFPTGREEPEIITGSTHGAPKEAPKPAAPETKPEGTVVKIDEAQPQISASERAILERLQARRQEIEARQREIDIRESLLKSAEKRIEGKVEEMKAVETRISATQAEQKAAEAQRMKGLVTMYEGMKPKDAARVFDRLEMGVLIEIASAIAPRKMSDIMGLMSPEAAEKLTVEMARRANGGGDQSASAGELPKIDGKPTQKPN; encoded by the coding sequence ATGAAGTCCTTTCGTAACATCCGCGTCATCCCGGTCGTCCTGGTCGCCATCGCAGGTCTCGCCACGCTGAAGGTGGCGGGCCTCGTGATCAATGGCGGCTACGTCTTCGACTACAAGCCGAACCAGACCAAGAAGTCCTGGGCGGAGGAAAATCTGAACTTCCCGACCGGCCGCGAGGAGCCGGAGATCATCACCGGCTCGACCCACGGCGCGCCGAAGGAGGCGCCCAAGCCCGCCGCGCCCGAGACCAAGCCGGAAGGCACCGTGGTCAAGATCGACGAAGCCCAGCCGCAGATCTCGGCCTCCGAGCGCGCGATCCTCGAACGGTTGCAGGCGCGCCGCCAGGAGATCGAGGCCCGCCAGCGCGAGATCGACATCCGCGAGAGCCTGTTGAAGTCGGCCGAGAAGCGCATCGAAGGCAAGGTCGAGGAGATGAAGGCGGTGGAAACCCGCATCTCCGCGACGCAGGCCGAGCAGAAGGCGGCCGAAGCCCAGCGGATGAAGGGCCTCGTGACCATGTACGAGGGCATGAAGCCCAAGGACGCTGCGCGGGTGTTCGACCGGCTCGAGATGGGCGTGCTGATCGAGATCGCCTCGGCGATCGCGCCACGGAAGATGTCGGACATCATGGGACTGATGTCGCCGGAGGCCGCCGAGAAGCTGACGGTCGAGATGGCCCGCCGTGCCAATGGCGGCGGCGATCAGTCGGCCTCTGCCGGCGAGTTGCCGAAGATCGACGGCAAGCCGACGCAAAAGCCGAATTGA
- the fliE gene encoding flagellar hook-basal body complex protein FliE, whose translation MASPTIAANAYANLARVLENSGAGKATEAGGPSFSSMLKDAVGSVMESGRKSDAQTVAMAAGKANVMDVVTAVADTDVAVSTLVSVRDRVIAAYEDIMKMPI comes from the coding sequence ATGGCATCACCGACAATCGCAGCCAATGCTTATGCCAACCTCGCCCGGGTGCTGGAGAACAGCGGTGCCGGCAAAGCCACCGAGGCCGGCGGGCCATCCTTTTCCTCGATGCTGAAGGACGCCGTCGGCAGCGTCATGGAGTCCGGCCGCAAGTCGGACGCGCAGACGGTGGCGATGGCCGCCGGCAAGGCCAACGTGATGGACGTGGTGACGGCGGTGGCGGACACCGACGTCGCTGTGTCCACCCTGGTCTCGGTCCGCGACCGCGTGATCGCCGCGTATGAAGACATCATGAAGATGCCGATCTGA
- the fliM gene encoding flagellar motor switch protein FliM yields the protein MAGNEQMDQDAIAAQWEASLDSEDPAEAAKAAAENELSETMALQWAAMVEDGSRDLGTGKNSGERVLSQEEIDNLLGFAVGDVTLDDHSGIRAIIDSAMVSYERLPMLEIVFDRLVRLLTTSLRNFTSDNVEVSLDRITSVRFGDYMNSIPLPAVLTVFKAEEWDNFGMAVVDSSLIYSMIDVLLGGRRGTSQLRIEGRPYTTIETELVKRLVEVVMADAEQAFRPLSPVTFTIDRLETNPRFAAISRPANAAILVRLRIDMEDRGGNIELLLPYATIEPIRGVLLQMFMGEKFGRDPVWEGHFATEIVQAEIAVDAVLYEAEIPLKQLMRLKVGDTLPLDMRADANVTVRCGDVTLTEGRMGRVGDRVAIRVTKPLRKPSTTLAMFEKVDEQNKMMEAP from the coding sequence ATGGCCGGCAACGAGCAAATGGACCAGGATGCGATTGCCGCCCAATGGGAGGCATCGCTCGATTCCGAGGATCCCGCGGAGGCCGCGAAGGCTGCCGCCGAAAACGAACTATCGGAGACCATGGCCCTGCAATGGGCGGCCATGGTCGAGGACGGCAGCCGCGATCTCGGCACCGGCAAGAACTCCGGCGAGAGGGTGCTGTCGCAGGAGGAGATCGACAACCTCCTCGGCTTCGCCGTCGGCGACGTCACCCTCGACGACCATTCCGGCATTCGCGCCATCATCGATTCGGCGATGGTCTCCTACGAGCGTCTGCCGATGCTCGAAATCGTCTTCGACCGCCTGGTGCGGCTGCTGACGACGAGCTTGCGCAATTTCACCTCCGACAACGTCGAAGTCTCGCTCGACCGCATCACCTCGGTGCGCTTCGGCGATTACATGAATTCGATCCCGCTGCCCGCCGTCCTCACCGTCTTCAAGGCCGAAGAGTGGGACAATTTCGGCATGGCGGTGGTCGATTCCAGCCTGATCTACTCGATGATCGATGTGCTGCTCGGCGGCCGCCGCGGCACCAGCCAGCTCCGCATCGAGGGGCGGCCCTACACCACGATCGAGACCGAGCTGGTCAAGCGGCTGGTCGAGGTGGTCATGGCCGACGCCGAGCAGGCGTTCCGGCCGCTGTCGCCGGTGACCTTCACGATCGACCGGCTCGAGACCAATCCGCGTTTCGCCGCGATCAGCCGTCCCGCCAACGCTGCGATCCTGGTGCGCCTGCGCATCGACATGGAAGACCGCGGCGGCAACATCGAGCTGCTGCTGCCTTACGCGACCATCGAACCGATCCGGGGCGTTCTGCTCCAGATGTTCATGGGCGAAAAGTTCGGCCGCGATCCGGTCTGGGAAGGCCATTTCGCCACCGAGATCGTGCAGGCGGAGATCGCCGTCGATGCCGTGCTCTACGAGGCCGAGATTCCGCTCAAGCAGCTGATGCGGCTCAAGGTCGGCGACACGCTGCCGCTGGACATGCGCGCCGACGCCAACGTCACCGTGCGCTGCGGCGACGTCACGCTGACCGAGGGGCGGATGGGCCGGGTCGGCGACCGCGTCGCGATCCGCGTGACGAAACCCTTGCGCAAGCCAAGTACGACACTTGCGATGTTCGAGAAGGTGGACGAGCAGAACAAGATGATGGAGGCCCCATGA
- the flgC gene encoding flagellar basal body rod protein FlgC, whose amino-acid sequence MANDSSDFARSMAIATSGLRAQAGRMRVISENIANADSTSQTAGGDPYRRKVPTFSSALDRTLDAQVVTLGKIKPDQSNFRVKYEPSNPVADASGNVKYPNVNSVVEMTDMRDAQRSYEANLNIISATRRMIQRTLDILKS is encoded by the coding sequence ATGGCCAATGACAGCAGCGACTTTGCCCGCTCGATGGCGATCGCGACCTCCGGTCTGCGGGCGCAAGCCGGCCGCATGCGGGTGATCTCGGAAAACATCGCGAACGCGGATTCGACCTCGCAGACCGCCGGCGGCGATCCCTACCGGCGCAAGGTTCCGACCTTCTCCTCCGCGCTCGACCGCACGCTCGACGCGCAGGTCGTCACCCTCGGCAAGATCAAGCCCGACCAGTCGAACTTCCGCGTCAAATACGAGCCGAGCAATCCGGTCGCGGACGCCAGCGGCAACGTCAAATATCCAAACGTGAACTCGGTGGTCGAGATGACCGACATGCGCGACGCGCAGCGGTCCTACGAGGCCAACCTCAACATCATCAGTGCGACGCGCCGGATGATCCAGCGCACGCTCGACATCCTCAAGAGCTGA
- the flgG gene encoding flagellar basal-body rod protein FlgG, which yields MQALHTAATGMAAQELNVQVISNNIANLRTTGFKKQTAAFQDLIYEHVRRVGAQASDQGTILPVGVDIGGGVKTVGTPRSMTQGTLSQTGNDLDLAMSGEGFFKILMPDGTYQYTRDGTFQMDNQGRVVTAQGNPVQPTITIPNNASGISVSEQGQVSVTLPGSSTSSIVGQIGVTRFINKAGLQPVGSNQFTETPSSGPPQDGTANSEGYGKITQGSLEQANVDVVSEMSDLIAAQRAYEMNAKVISAADQMMQSTTALFR from the coding sequence ATGCAGGCGCTTCACACCGCGGCGACCGGAATGGCGGCACAGGAACTCAACGTTCAGGTGATCTCCAACAACATCGCGAACCTCCGCACCACCGGCTTCAAGAAGCAGACCGCGGCGTTCCAGGACCTGATCTACGAGCACGTTCGCCGCGTCGGCGCGCAGGCCTCGGACCAGGGCACCATCCTGCCCGTCGGCGTCGACATCGGCGGCGGCGTCAAGACCGTCGGCACGCCGCGCAGCATGACGCAGGGCACGCTGTCGCAGACCGGCAACGATCTCGACCTCGCGATGTCCGGCGAAGGTTTTTTCAAGATCCTGATGCCCGACGGCACCTACCAGTACACCCGCGACGGCACCTTCCAGATGGACAACCAGGGCCGCGTCGTCACCGCCCAGGGCAACCCGGTGCAGCCGACGATCACGATCCCGAACAACGCCTCCGGCATCTCGGTGAGCGAGCAGGGCCAGGTCTCGGTGACGCTGCCGGGCTCGTCGACCTCCTCGATCGTCGGCCAGATCGGCGTGACCCGCTTCATCAACAAGGCCGGCCTGCAGCCGGTCGGCAGCAACCAGTTCACCGAGACGCCGTCGTCCGGCCCGCCGCAGGACGGCACCGCGAACTCCGAGGGCTACGGCAAGATCACGCAAGGCAGCCTCGAGCAGGCCAATGTCGACGTCGTCTCGGAGATGAGCGACCTGATCGCCGCGCAGCGCGCCTACGAGATGAACGCCAAGGTGATCAGCGCCGCCGACCAGATGATGCAATCGACCACGGCGCTGTTCCGCTGA
- a CDS encoding DUF6468 domain-containing protein, with the protein MNHSLGMAIETLVAILLMLTIFYCVMLNKRLTRLKADEHSLKAVIGELITATEIAERAIGGLKLAVRDVNENLGSQLVAATQMSDQLYKQLGEADNVVRRLSKIAIAARPMTNPETVVASAAKPSSAKAVAAAAEAFSERRRSNGLAA; encoded by the coding sequence ATGAACCACTCCCTTGGAATGGCGATCGAGACGCTGGTGGCTATCCTGCTGATGCTGACGATCTTCTACTGCGTCATGCTCAACAAGCGGCTGACGCGGCTGAAGGCGGACGAGCATTCGCTGAAGGCGGTGATCGGCGAGCTGATCACAGCGACCGAGATCGCCGAGCGCGCGATCGGCGGGCTGAAGCTCGCCGTGCGCGACGTCAACGAGAACCTCGGCAGCCAGCTCGTCGCGGCGACGCAGATGTCGGACCAGCTCTACAAGCAGCTCGGCGAAGCCGACAACGTGGTGCGGCGGTTGTCCAAGATCGCGATCGCGGCGCGCCCCATGACCAATCCCGAAACGGTCGTCGCGTCCGCAGCCAAGCCCTCGTCGGCGAAGGCGGTGGCGGCTGCGGCCGAAGCCTTCTCCGAACGCCGACGGTCCAACGGCCTTGCCGCATAA
- the fliL gene encoding flagellar basal body-associated protein FliL gives MAENEAEGGAAAEGAEAAPPKNKLKLIIMAVGLLAVLGGGAATWFFFFRHGDDEHHAEAAPPPKPPSFVDVPDIMVNLAGAPGERVQYLRLKIVLELKEEKQIEAIKPTMPRVTDIFQTYVRELRPSDLNGSAGIFRLKEELTKRVNAAVAPVQVSAVLFKEVVIQ, from the coding sequence ATGGCAGAGAACGAAGCGGAAGGCGGCGCAGCCGCTGAAGGCGCGGAAGCCGCTCCGCCGAAGAACAAGCTGAAGCTCATCATCATGGCCGTCGGCCTGCTCGCCGTGCTCGGCGGCGGTGCTGCGACCTGGTTCTTCTTCTTTCGTCACGGCGACGACGAGCATCATGCCGAGGCAGCACCCCCGCCGAAGCCGCCGTCCTTCGTCGACGTCCCCGACATCATGGTCAATCTCGCCGGCGCGCCCGGCGAGCGCGTGCAATATCTGCGGCTGAAGATCGTGCTGGAGCTGAAGGAAGAGAAGCAGATCGAGGCGATCAAGCCGACGATGCCGCGCGTCACCGACATCTTCCAGACTTACGTGCGCGAGCTGCGTCCCTCCGACCTCAACGGGTCGGCCGGCATCTTCCGCCTCAAGGAGGAGCTGACCAAGCGCGTCAACGCGGCGGTCGCCCCGGTCCAGGTCAGCGCGGTGCTGTTCAAGGAAGTCGTGATCCAGTGA
- a CDS encoding tetratricopeptide repeat protein has protein sequence MAREAADGLWSRARALAPGLSRHVRALAVCLLVGLGAPARAADTVRGEASFSAGGGFARLVIKLGEDVPSEVTTAGSILIIRFDRPVDVPVDRVPEGAPDYVNSARRDPDGGAIRLSLARRVTVNTMNAGERTFVDLLPEGWKGPPPSLPMDVVKELAERARAAERALRAQRAAAESKKRPQIRVRASVQPTFVRFVFEMPDGVGVSSVLNEQKLTLAFNANLNFDLADAVVAAPPNVASIKQKADIDQTNVEIALIGDSDVHSFRDEKNYVVDVSFQPDKGKTAATPEAAIAQMKPAGRGPAPAPDKQAAQKPKDAHKDVHGEIAPPTSETIAREAKIDVKPEVKPDAPTAMPPAEAPKPAPAPATEAAHAPEAPKEASKEALKEAPKDILKEAAKPAPPVAEAVAAPAKPAPAEAPKEAAKEPVKDAVKAASAEAPAAPQPTVASVDARRDSDGLRVTFPIPVATPAAAFRRGDTVWLVFDTPKPIDLEAIRSKGGVMIGEVGRIPLDKGQAVRIRLTRPLVYSLASEEVGKETNWLLTLADKIQTTPLPLMISRNITDPALANIAIPFANPGQLHKLTDPDAGDMLYVVTAQRPVRGFIKRQDLVDLSLLESAHGIAIRPNSDEIGVEVGADKVILGKKGGLTLSPVDISAERAPTAVRPVFSPEGWRKGQSENFIARQSELIAAISAVEPALRSLPRLELAQFYMSRAMYHEAKAVTDLMLSDPLNKEESGALIMHAIASILIGRPAQGLKDLANPVIGNSHDSQLWKALAYARQGKWADAREKFKNVEFAIASLPLDIQRIVTMEAMRASLEVKDYAGASKRRSELEVVGVSPEAAPGFAVLRGRLAEALGHDKDALDDYKFAAASADRPAAAEAKQLEIALRQKRDEIGKDEALRELETLSMTWRGDLIEVKTLQILAKMYAEGGRYRDALTAARTATRLQPNAEASRQAQDLASDLFTQIFLGPKGDELPEVEALGLFYEFRELTPIGRRGDELIRRLADRLASIDLLDQAAELLQYQVDHRLEGAARAQVAARLSMIYLANRKPDKAITALRASRISDLSGELRQQRLLLEARAQSDVGRHDLALDIVSNVSGREVLRLRSDIFWAARRWRESAEQIELYYGERFRDFKPLNSVEKSDIIRAAVGYALADDSIGLSRFREKYAPLMSESADRLAFDIASKPAAASSAEFAEIAKLAASVDTLDGFLREMKQRFPDATARAPQAKEEDHTGSLPTIPVVRQIKMAR, from the coding sequence ATGGCGCGAGAGGCTGCCGATGGATTGTGGTCGCGAGCCCGCGCTCTGGCGCCGGGGCTGTCGCGTCACGTCCGCGCGCTGGCGGTCTGCCTGCTGGTCGGCCTCGGTGCGCCTGCCCGGGCGGCCGACACCGTCAGGGGCGAGGCGAGCTTTTCGGCCGGCGGCGGCTTTGCCCGTCTCGTCATCAAGCTCGGCGAGGACGTTCCCTCCGAGGTGACGACCGCGGGCTCCATCCTCATCATCCGCTTCGACCGACCGGTCGACGTTCCCGTCGACCGTGTGCCCGAAGGCGCGCCCGATTACGTCAACTCCGCGCGCCGCGACCCCGATGGCGGCGCCATCCGCCTGTCGCTGGCGCGCCGCGTCACCGTTAACACCATGAATGCCGGCGAGCGTACCTTCGTCGACCTCCTGCCGGAGGGCTGGAAGGGACCGCCGCCGAGCCTACCGATGGACGTGGTCAAGGAACTCGCCGAGCGCGCCCGCGCGGCCGAACGCGCGCTGCGCGCCCAGCGTGCCGCGGCGGAGAGCAAGAAGCGTCCGCAGATCCGCGTGCGTGCCTCGGTGCAGCCGACCTTCGTGCGCTTCGTGTTCGAGATGCCCGACGGCGTCGGCGTGTCCTCCGTGCTCAACGAGCAGAAGCTCACGCTCGCTTTCAACGCCAACCTGAATTTCGATCTGGCGGACGCGGTCGTCGCAGCGCCGCCGAACGTCGCCTCGATCAAGCAGAAGGCCGACATCGACCAGACCAATGTCGAGATCGCGCTGATCGGCGATTCCGACGTGCATTCGTTTCGCGACGAGAAGAACTACGTCGTCGACGTCTCCTTCCAGCCCGACAAGGGCAAGACCGCCGCGACGCCCGAGGCGGCGATCGCGCAGATGAAGCCTGCCGGTCGCGGACCGGCGCCGGCGCCGGACAAGCAAGCGGCCCAGAAGCCGAAGGACGCCCATAAGGACGTCCATGGCGAGATCGCGCCGCCGACCTCCGAGACGATCGCGCGCGAAGCCAAAATCGACGTCAAGCCCGAGGTGAAGCCGGACGCGCCCACCGCGATGCCGCCCGCGGAAGCGCCGAAACCGGCGCCAGCTCCCGCGACCGAGGCCGCGCACGCGCCGGAAGCGCCCAAGGAAGCGTCTAAGGAAGCTCTGAAGGAAGCTCCGAAGGACATTTTGAAGGAAGCTGCGAAGCCCGCGCCGCCGGTTGCCGAAGCTGTGGCCGCGCCCGCCAAACCGGCGCCTGCGGAAGCGCCGAAAGAGGCTGCGAAGGAGCCGGTCAAGGACGCCGTCAAGGCTGCGTCCGCCGAGGCGCCGGCCGCGCCGCAGCCCACCGTCGCCAGCGTCGATGCGCGCCGCGACAGCGACGGCTTGCGCGTGACGTTCCCGATTCCGGTCGCAACACCGGCGGCGGCGTTCCGCCGCGGCGACACGGTGTGGCTGGTGTTCGATACGCCGAAGCCGATCGACCTCGAGGCGATCCGCAGCAAGGGCGGGGTGATGATCGGCGAGGTCGGCCGCATTCCGCTCGACAAGGGGCAGGCGGTGCGCATCCGTCTCACCCGTCCGCTGGTCTATTCGCTGGCGAGCGAGGAGGTCGGCAAGGAGACCAACTGGCTGCTGACGCTCGCCGACAAGATCCAGACGACGCCGCTGCCGCTGATGATATCGCGCAACATCACCGACCCCGCGCTCGCCAACATCGCCATCCCCTTCGCCAATCCGGGCCAGCTGCACAAGCTCACCGATCCCGATGCCGGCGACATGCTCTATGTCGTCACCGCGCAGCGGCCGGTGCGCGGCTTCATCAAGCGGCAGGATCTCGTCGATCTCTCGCTGCTGGAATCCGCGCACGGCATCGCGATCCGGCCGAATTCCGACGAGATCGGCGTCGAGGTCGGCGCCGACAAGGTGATCCTCGGCAAGAAGGGCGGACTGACGCTGTCGCCGGTCGACATCTCAGCCGAACGGGCGCCGACCGCGGTGCGTCCGGTGTTCAGCCCCGAAGGCTGGCGCAAGGGCCAGTCGGAAAATTTCATCGCGCGCCAGAGCGAGCTGATCGCGGCGATCTCGGCCGTCGAGCCGGCGCTGCGCTCGTTGCCGCGGCTCGAGCTCGCGCAATTCTACATGTCGCGCGCGATGTATCACGAGGCCAAGGCCGTCACCGACCTGATGCTGAGCGACCCGCTCAACAAGGAGGAGAGCGGCGCGCTGATCATGCATGCGATCGCCAGCATCCTGATCGGCCGCCCGGCGCAGGGCCTGAAGGACCTCGCCAATCCCGTGATCGGCAACAGCCACGATTCCCAGCTCTGGAAGGCGCTCGCCTATGCGCGCCAGGGCAAATGGGCTGACGCGCGCGAGAAGTTCAAGAACGTCGAATTCGCGATCGCCTCGCTGCCGCTCGACATCCAGCGCATCGTGACGATGGAGGCGATGCGCGCCTCGCTCGAAGTGAAGGACTATGCCGGCGCCTCCAAGCGCCGCAGCGAGCTCGAGGTCGTCGGCGTCTCGCCCGAGGCGGCGCCCGGCTTTGCCGTGCTGCGCGGCCGGCTCGCCGAGGCGCTCGGCCACGACAAGGACGCGCTCGACGATTACAAATTCGCGGCTGCCTCGGCCGATCGGCCGGCTGCGGCCGAGGCCAAGCAGCTCGAGATCGCGCTGCGGCAGAAGCGCGACGAGATCGGCAAGGACGAGGCGCTGCGCGAGCTCGAGACCCTGTCCATGACCTGGCGCGGCGACTTGATCGAGGTCAAGACGCTGCAGATCCTGGCGAAGATGTACGCCGAGGGCGGGCGTTACCGCGACGCGCTCACCGCGGCGCGCACCGCGACCAGGCTGCAGCCGAACGCGGAAGCCTCGCGTCAGGCGCAGGATCTCGCCTCGGACCTGTTCACGCAGATCTTCCTGGGGCCGAAGGGTGACGAGCTGCCGGAGGTCGAGGCGCTCGGGCTGTTCTACGAGTTTCGCGAGTTGACGCCGATCGGCAGGCGCGGCGACGAGCTGATCCGCCGTCTCGCCGACCGTCTCGCCTCGATCGACCTGCTCGACCAGGCGGCCGAGCTGCTGCAATATCAGGTCGACCACCGCCTCGAAGGCGCCGCCCGCGCCCAGGTCGCCGCTCGCCTGTCCATGATCTATCTCGCCAACCGCAAGCCGGACAAGGCGATCACGGCGCTGCGCGCGAGCCGCATCAGCGACCTCTCCGGCGAGCTCAGGCAGCAGCGCCTGCTGCTGGAAGCGCGCGCGCAGAGCGACGTCGGCCGTCACGATCTCGCGCTCGACATCGTCTCCAACGTCTCCGGGCGCGAAGTGCTGCGGCTGCGTTCCGACATCTTCTGGGCGGCACGGCGCTGGCGCGAGTCCGCCGAGCAGATCGAGCTCTATTACGGCGAGCGCTTCCGCGACTTCAAGCCGCTCAATTCGGTGGAGAAGAGCGACATCATCCGCGCCGCCGTCGGCTACGCGCTCGCCGACGACTCGATCGGCCTGTCGCGCTTCCGCGAGAAATACGCGCCGCTGATGAGCGAGAGCGCCGATCGTCTGGCCTTCGACATCGCCAGCAAGCCGGCCGCGGCCTCCAGCGCCGAATTCGCCGAGATCGCCAAGCTCGCCGCCAGCGTCGATACGCTCGACGGCTTCCTGCGCGAGATGAAGCAGCGCTTCCCCGACGCCACCGCCCGCGCGCCGCAGGCCAAGGAAGAAGACCACACCGGCTCGCTGCCGACGATCCCGGTCGTGCGGCAGATCAAGATGGCGCGGTAG